One Malaclemys terrapin pileata isolate rMalTer1 chromosome 7, rMalTer1.hap1, whole genome shotgun sequence genomic region harbors:
- the LOC128841305 gene encoding uncharacterized protein LOC128841305 — protein sequence MHAGTFALSGLFSLRSTASHFQIKRTEMDEGESSSKHSSSEGIVKKKKYYCCYNDNWCKDPDYKNWLRKVDEFTAECILCRQTFSIKYEGRRAVNIHAECTKHKEALKNQKQTPQIASFFTKKDAPQVNLVTAAEIGEIYHGVVHHLSYASQCGNNMLPRFLPDSEIARKMSCGRTKATSITENVLAPKSQELLLNDLELAGFFSVGSDASNKGNRKFFPITVRYFSKTEGIKHGLLDFYHDNDETSEAIAARISNIIEENGLSINCVSSYVADNASVNFEKHRSVYQKLKQLNDRIIEVGCKCHVIHNCIKNGMKALSFDVESLVLKVYSEFSSSAKKSESLRSFFEFVEIEYKEILHHVPTRWLSLLPAIEQVLQCWPALKAYFISEGEEECVKIIWEAFSEDEQESLPLCYVYFLHNLMGVFYEALKKLECNNANCTELDCVMESLHSKLKRRKEDNFYGRSVQAILCNVSPSNKRKFKEEVDKAFSRCIAYLEKWYDFKTSVFKQMSVLSLDNEVKWSDLEKLAEVLRIEIDFDKLFDDYCVLQQIRREIISKEQKIDQRWVEVFKQIPESGNSQMFKLVSFTLSIPVSNAYCERVFSLMTQLWSKERNRLSENVVKAELQVQLNYSMSCADFYEYVKKSPELLKAAKSQLKYRFKKKNSEQRHSATGNPTSVISTDWWE from the coding sequence CTGGTGTAAAGACCCAGACTATAAAAACTGGCTTCGCAAAGTCGATGAATTTACAGCAGAATGCATTTTGTGTCGTCAAACATTTTCCATTAAATATGAAGGGAGACGAGCTGTTAACATCCATGCAGAATGTACAAAACACAAGGaagctctgaaaaatcagaaacaAACACCTCAGATTGCATCCTTTTTTACAAAAAAGGACGCACCTCAAGTAAATCTAGTGACAGCAGCAGAAATCGGAGAAATTTACCATGGTGTGGTTCATCATTTAAGTTATGCTAGTCAGTGTGGTAACAATATGCTTCCAAGGTTTCTACCTGATTCAGAAATTGCAAGAAAAATGTCTTGTGGACGGACAAAAGCAACTAGTATTACTGAGAATGTTTTGGCACCAAAATCGCAAGAACTTTTGCTTAATGATCTTGAATTAGCAGGGTTTTTTTCAGTTGGATCGGACGCCTCTAATAAGGGaaataggaagtttttcccaataaCTGTTCGTTATTTTTCCAAGACAGAAGGGATTAAACATGGCTTGCTTGATTTTTACCATGATAATGACGAGACAAGTGAGGCCATTGCTGCACGCATTTCAAATATTATAGAAGAAAATGGCCTTAGTATAAACTGCGTATCATCTTATGTAGCTGATAATGCATCTGTTAATTTTGAGAAACATAGGTCAGTTTATCAGAAGCTTAAACAATTGAATGACAGAATTATTGAGGTTGGATGCAAATGTCATGTAATTCATAACTGTATTAAAAATGGCATGAAAGCTTTGAGTTTTGACGTTGAAAGTCTTGTCCTGAAAGTATATAGCGAGTTCTCTTCCTCTGCTAAAAAGTCAGAATCTCTCAGGTCATTTTTTGAATTCGTCGAAATTGAGTataaggaaattctgcaccatgTACCAACTAGGTGGCTGTCCCTTCTGCCTGCAATAGAACAAGTCCTACAATGCTGGCCTGCGTTAAAGGCATATTTCATATCAGAGGGGGAAGAAGAATGTGTCAAGATTATATGGGAAGCATTCAGCGAGGATGAGCAGGAGTCTCTCCCTCTTTGTTATGTTTACTTTCTGCATAACCTGATGGGAGTATTTTATGAAGCACTCAAAAAGCTAGAATGCAATAATGCCAACTGTACAGAATTAGATTGTGTCATGGAAAGTCTTCATTCTAAActaaagagaaggaaagaggacaACTTTTATGGAAGATCAGTTCAGGCTATTTTGTGCAATGTCTCTCCATCTAATAAGAGGAAATTTAAGGAAGAAGTGGATAAGGCGTTTTCAAGATGCATTGCATACCTTGAGAAATGGTATGATTTCAAGACATCTGTTTTCAAACAAATGTCGGTTCTCTCACTGGACAATGAAGTAAAATGGTCTGATCTTGAGAAGTTGGCTGAAGTTCTTCGCATTGAGATTGATTTTGACAAGCTGTTTGATGATTACTGCGTTTTACAGCAAATAAGAAGAGAAATCATTTCGAAGGAGCAAAAAATAGATCAACGATGGGTAGAAGTTTTCAAACAAATTCCAGAAAGTGGAAACAGCCAAATGTTTAAACTTGTATCTTTCACACTTTCAATTCCAGTCTCAAATGCGTACTGTGAAAGGGTCTTCAGCTTAATGACTCAGCTTTGgagcaaagaaagaaacagaCTGAGTGAAAATGTTGTGAAAGCAGAGTTACAGGTGCAACTGAATTATAGTATGTCGTGCGCTGACTTTTATGAATATGTCAAAAAGTCCCCAGAGTTGCTCAAAGCAGCAAAAAGCCAGCTGAAGTACAGATTTAAGAAGAAAAACTCTGAGCAAAGGCACTCTGCTACAGGAAACCCAACTTCTGTAAT